TCTCCCAGGCAGGTGTTGAATTCGATGGAACGGGGTGAGCTGGATGTGGAAACAAATCAGCAGCCTGCCTCGACCAATCGCCGCGAGATGCCTTTGCTGCAGTGGCATTTGAACCGTTCATCAAAGCAGGCGGAAGACAAGAATTAATCGTATTTCAGGACCTTTGACGTAGGCAGGCCGTTTCTTGAATTCCGAAAAGTCGCATCTTCGAATCAGTTGGCGTACCTGGAGTCTGGTCTGTCTGGTGGTGCTGGCATGGATCGTGATTTCCGGGCGGCTAGTTTATCTACAATACATTGGTCATCGCCAATTCGCAAAAGTTGTGGCGCGGCAGCAAGTTTACAAAGAGAAGATTCCCGCCCGTCCAGGAGATATTCTAGATCGAAACGGTCGACTGCTGGCGACCACGATTGTCAGCAACAGTCTGTATGTTGTGCCACAGAGGCTGGAAGATCAGGAAAAGGTGGCAGCGGTTTGTGAGGTGTTACAGCTCGATCTGCCGCATTTTCAAAAACGCTTGAAACAGAACCAGGAGAAGCTGTTTCTGTGGGTGAAACGCCGTCTTTCCGAGCAGGAATTACAGGCAATTCGCGCGCTCAAATTATCAGATGACGCCTGGGGCTTTCGTCAGGAATATCGCCGACAGTATCCCCAGGGCGCTTTGGCGGCCCATGTTCTAGGGCTGCGGGATATTGATGGCAAGGGGCAGGGCGGTCTTGAAGAGGCGTTTGACCATCTGCTTTGCGGGCAGGACGGCTCTCGTTTTTTGATCCGCGATGCACACGGCCGTGTGATTGAGGTTCGCAATGATTCTCGTGTAGCAGCACGGAATGGAGAAACGCTAGTTGTCACTCTGGACTCGATCATTCAATTGTACACAGAGCGTCAATTGCAGGCGATTGTTCAGGAATGGCAGCCCAAAAGTGCCTGTGCGATCGTAATGGATGTCAAAACCTGTGAATTGCTGGCAATGGCATCGGTGCCGACGTTTGATTTAAATCATCCTGAAAAGATTTCAGAATCGGCCTGGAAGAATACGGCGATTGCTTCGATTTACGAGCCTGGCTCGACCTTGAAGCCGTTCATCGTGGCGGCTGCGCTGGAAAAAGGGCTTCTGGAACAAGATGAAACATTCGATTGCGAACATGGCGAATACCGCATGGGAAAGCGTTTGCTGCATGATCATCATAGCTACGGGATGCTAAGTGTTACGGATATTCTGGTGAAGTCCAGTAATATCGGGATGGCCAAAATCGGAGAACGCTTAACGAATCCCGGATTATATGAATCGGTGTTGGCGTTTGGGTTCGGTCAGAAAACAGGAATTCAACTGCCAGGCGAACTGACAGGCATCGTCAGGCCACTTTCCTCATGGAATATCTATTCAACCGGTTCTATCCCCATGGGACAGGAGATCGCGGTCACCCCGATTCAGCTGATTACAGCCCATGTGGCGCTGGCAAATCAGGGAAATCTGCTGAACCCCCGTTTGATTCGAGATCAAATTGACCATACTTATTTCCCGCGCTCCGAAGAGGAGCCAGCACAGGTCCGTCCGATCGTCTCGACTCCCATTGTTTCACCCGAGGTCGCGGACTGGCTGGTCAGGATTCCTATGACGGAAACCGTTGAACGGGGGACCGGGAGAAAGGCACAGCTTGAGGGGTATACTGTCTTTGGGAAGACTGGGACTGCGCAAAAACCAGATCCCAAGACAGGCAAGTATTCGTCACAGTTGCATGTGAGTTCGTTTATTTGTGGTGCACCGTCGCATGATCCGCGAGTGTTGGTACTGGTTGTGGTGAACGAACCTTCGGTCGGTGAAAACCATTATGGCGGAACCATTGCTGGCCCACCGGCTGCTGAGATCCTCAAAAAGACTTTGATGTATCAGCGGGTCCCCTTTGATAAATCAGGGCAGCTACCATTAGAGCGGACCGCCCGCCGGCAGCGGAACGCATTACGCTAAGGTTTTGTAGCTCCCCTTTGTTTCCCAGTTTACGCTCGTCGAATGCTTTTCTCTGCGTTGCATTGCCGAGAAGGGGCAATCAACTTGAATCAATATTGACAAAAAATCGCTTTTTTTTGTATTAAGACTCAAGTTTCATTTCTCTCACTTCCACTTCCTTTTGGTTCACACACTAGACACTCTGTCTCATTCTGTGTGGTATTGATTTCACCACATAGGAATCCCGTTTACTTTGAAACAACTCTGTTTCCCTATCATCAATTTCCATTCCAGATAAACCTGATTGTTTCCTTTCAGGTACGAATCCATTGCATAGGATCTCCTGTCAATTTGATGGGCTGTTAAGTCATGGCAGAAGAAAACGAAGATCAACCCGAATCAGATGAAGCTGCGAACGTAGCGGTACAAGAACCGCCCGCGGACAAAGCTGAAGAAACTGCGGTCGAGGAGACCGAAGCGGTTGCGCTCTCGTTACGTGATAAGGTTACGAAGTTTGCCAAAGCCCGCTGGAAGCTTCTGGGAGGGGCTGCATCTGTTTTAACGTTGCTGTCAATCTATTTGTTATCAGGGACGGGGGAGCCTGAAAAGACTCCCAAAGAGAAGTTGGCAGAAGCGTTGCAGACTCTGGAAACTTCACAGGATGCGAAATCCTGGGCTCAAGCTCAGAAAATGGCATATGACCTGAAAAAAGAGGAATATCAGGACCCTGATTTTCCAGGGGCCTTGTACTATATCTTTGGTGTAGTTGCGTTTCGTAATGCCGAGGAATTACAAGGAGAAGCTCAGGACAAACAGTATTTAATCGCCAGCCGTTATCTTAAAGAGGCAGAGCGAAGGGCCATTGATCAGGAGCACCGTCCTGAGTGGTGTTATGCCTTGGGAACCTGTCTCAATTTGCTGGGGTCTGCCAAGCAGTCACGTTCTTTACTGGAAGAGGCGGTCGAGACTTTTCCAGCTGGAAGATTAAAAGCCTCAATGTTACTGACTGACATCTATCTTGATCACAAAGCCGATGCTGAACTGAAAAAGGCATTCGAGTTAAATACGGATGCCATTCAGATTGAAGGCCTGGATGTTGAGACACTGGATCGATTGTATTTACAGCGTGCACAGATTTTTCTGGCACAGGGGAAGAACGAGCAGGCACAAAAGGTTCTGGCTCAGGTGAAACAGAAGGAGTCTGTGAATCAGGTAACGCTTGTGTTCCAGGCACAGACGATGATGGCTGAGGGAAAATATAAAGAGGCATTATCGATTCTGGCTCCGGTGAAAGATAATCTGGGACTGGAACGGAAATTTCCCAGGCAAGCCTCTTATTTAATGGGGTTGTGTGCTGAATCTTTACACGATGATGAAGCTGCGATCGGTTTTTATGAGCAGACAACGTATCGTTATGCTGGGACTCATGAAGGACTGGCTGCCGATTTGCATCTTGCTGAGTTATTACGGAAAAACGGACGAACAGAAGAGGCATTGATTGCCTATCGAAAGTCTTTGAGATCGATTGAGAATCCCGATGAATTTCGTAATCGCTGGATCAATCTGGAACGGATTCAGAAGTATGTGCTGGATGCCTGGAATGACTGGGTAGACGAAGACAAGATTAAAAATGGAGTGACCCACTTCAATGCCGCAATTCAGCTGTCGGATTATCTGACTCCCGTGTTTCCCGAAGTGCAGGCTAAAGAACTGGCGGCGAATGCAAATCGTCGTTGGGCGGAGTATTTAGAGCGTCTCTACGAAGACTCTACCGTTTCAGAACAAGAGGCATTGAGACCCAAATTGAACGAGCGGTGGAAACAGAGCGGGATCGCCTATTTCGAGCTTGCCAGGAAATTGAGTACTTCTGATCGCTATGGCGAAATTTTGTCGATTTCTGCGGAGCACTTCCAGAAGGGGCATGATTTTGAGACGGCCTTAAATGTGCTGACGCGTTTCATCAATACGAATCCGGATAAGCAAATGTCTCAGGCGCTGGTACGCCGCGGTGAGATTCTGCTTGAGCTGGATCGGCTTGATCAAGCCATTGATCATTTTCAGCGTGTGATCACCAACTATCCCACAGATGTGGCTTCGTTTGAGGCAAAGTATCTGATGGGAGTCGCTTATCTGGAAAAAAATGATCTGGATCGCGCCCAGGAAGTCTGGAAAAACATCCTGGAATCCAGCAATTTGACTCCGAAAGCAAAACAGTGGGGCGATTCACTGTTTTCACTGGGAAAACTGAATTTTCATCTGGGGAAAATTTCGGATTCAAAAAAAGACAATGTTGAGCAGGAGACAACTGCAGAACAGCAATCGCCGCCAAAGGTAAAGAATGTTTATTACGAAGAAGCAACGAACCGGCTGCGTGAATATGTTGATCGGTATCCTGACTCTGAAAAAGTTCACGAAGCACGGTATCTATTAGCACGTTCGCTTCAGAATCTGGCCGACCAGCCTTTTCGGGAAATGAAAGATGCGAAAACAGATAATGCACGGCAGGAACTTAAGCGGAAACAGTTTGCTTATTTAAATATGGCCAATGAGCAACTTCAGATTTTGAACCGAGAATTGCGAAGATTGGAAAGTCTGGATCGGCTTGACGCGCTGGGAAAACGCTTATTGAAGTCAACTTGTTTTGGAATGGCACATTTGCTGTATCTGACTGAAGAGTACGAAGAAGCAATAAAATACTATCATGATGCGGTCAATCGCTATCCACAGTGCACCGAGGTTTTGATTGCTTATATGAAAATGTCAGGCTGCTATGAAAGTCTGGGGAAAAAAAACGAAGCCAAAAGCATGATTGAACAGGCAAAGATTATTTTGAGACAGATGCCCGATAGTGTATTCGATTCCAAGGCGACCAATCTGGGACGCGAAGAGTGGAATCGCTGGTTGGACTGGTCTCGCGAATTACGTGATTCCGATAACCGGACAAAGCAAGCGCAAGATGGAACTGGTGTTTAATATTTAGTTTACAGAAATGGAATTAACCTGGAATTCAGAATCGTATTGTAGTCTGTTCCAGATGTAATTTAACTCGAAAAGTGATGCAGTTATTTTATGACCTCCACAGAGATGATTGATTACTTCAAACTGTTTTCAGTTCGCCTGGAATATTCAAAGGCGCTGTTGAAGCTTTCGTTTCAACAACAGGATCTGATTAACCAGGATGACTATTCCGGCTTACTGGATGTGTTGGGGAAAAAGCAGCGATTACTGGGTCAACTGGACCAGTATAAAAAACAGTTGCCTGCACTCTGGGAAAAATGGAAGAGTGACAGAGATCAGTTGCCTGAGGAAAAACGAGAATCATGTGAGCGGATTCTTAGTGAGTCTGAAGCGGTGTTGGCGAAACTGCTCGAAAATGAAGATACCAGCACACAGTGTATGGTTGACCGTCGTGATCGTACGAAGCAGCAGATTCAGTCGTTGAATCAAGGAGAAAAAGTAGGTGAAGCGTATCGTGACAGTCTGGCGCCGGTGACGCATCGGCATTTGAATATAGATCAGTAGTGACAAAGATTCTCGAAAAAGAAACGTTTACCTTTCAGTAAGACAGGTTATGAATAAATGAATAAAAGTGTAATGAAGCATTCTGCAGGACGTGGAATCGTTCAGGTTGTATCTGAGGACCGGATTCGCCGGTTGGAAGTCTGTACTCAATTTTCAAATTTGGGATACACGGTGATTCCTCTGGCGGACGTTGTGTTTTCACAAGGGACACGGCTTCCTGAGGCAGATGTCTGCGTGCTGCTGGATCAAAAGGCCATTTCCGAATTTATGATTACGGTGGAGTCGGTTCCAGAGGATAATTTAATTCCAGTCTTGTATTATCCGGCCTTCAGCAATGATGTGTCGCAGGCCTTTTTGAATCCGTCTCGCACAGCTGTTCATGAAACGATGGCCCCCTTTGCTGAATTGAGATCTGAGGATTCACTGGACAGTATCAGTCGCCTGTTGGATTCTGCGATCAAATATGCCCGGTTATCTCGTGAATGCCACGATTTGATTGCTGAACTCAATGCACGCTCCAGCCGCCGACTGATTGGTTATAGTCAGGCCATTCAGACTCTGAGAGATCGCATTGCCGATGTGGTGCATTTACAGACGCCTGTGTTAGTGCAGGGAGTGGCAGGCTCTGACTTGTCGCTGGTAGCAGAGATTATTCATGATTCACGGTTCCTGAATTACCAGCCGTTCATCAAGGTGAATTGCAGCAGCTTGACTACTGAAAATATTGAACGGGAGCTGTCAGGCTATTTTACTCATGAAGCAAGTCATTATTCAAATGAGCCTGTCTGGAATCCTGGTCAGATTGAGCAGGCGGAGGGGGGGACGCTGGTTTTCGATCAGGTGCACCTGGCATCGTTGCCTGTGCAGGCGATTTTATTGAAAGTGTTAGAAAGCGGCGAGTATTTTTCCCCGGAAGACAGCCAACACAAAAAATTGAACTGCCGTATTATTTCGACGAGCCATGTTTCACTCAAAGATTTGAGCGCGCAAAATCAATTCAAGAGAAAGCTGGCAGGGATTCTCTCACAGTCAATGATTTCCGTCCCTCGTTTGAATGATCGTAAAGAAGATCTGGCCTTGCTGACAGAACATCTGTTGAACGAAGTGTCTCAGTCTGAAGGAACAATTCCCAAACTTTTGACTTTAGATGGTCTGGAATTACTAAAGAAGCATGACTGGGTTGGTGATGTTCAAGAACTACGAAATCTGATTCGACATGTGAATCGGGTTGATAATGGTCTCCGTCTGGATGCCGCCAGTTTATTGC
This genomic interval from Gimesia alba contains the following:
- a CDS encoding peptidoglycan D,D-transpeptidase FtsI family protein, which translates into the protein MNSEKSHLRISWRTWSLVCLVVLAWIVISGRLVYLQYIGHRQFAKVVARQQVYKEKIPARPGDILDRNGRLLATTIVSNSLYVVPQRLEDQEKVAAVCEVLQLDLPHFQKRLKQNQEKLFLWVKRRLSEQELQAIRALKLSDDAWGFRQEYRRQYPQGALAAHVLGLRDIDGKGQGGLEEAFDHLLCGQDGSRFLIRDAHGRVIEVRNDSRVAARNGETLVVTLDSIIQLYTERQLQAIVQEWQPKSACAIVMDVKTCELLAMASVPTFDLNHPEKISESAWKNTAIASIYEPGSTLKPFIVAAALEKGLLEQDETFDCEHGEYRMGKRLLHDHHSYGMLSVTDILVKSSNIGMAKIGERLTNPGLYESVLAFGFGQKTGIQLPGELTGIVRPLSSWNIYSTGSIPMGQEIAVTPIQLITAHVALANQGNLLNPRLIRDQIDHTYFPRSEEEPAQVRPIVSTPIVSPEVADWLVRIPMTETVERGTGRKAQLEGYTVFGKTGTAQKPDPKTGKYSSQLHVSSFICGAPSHDPRVLVLVVVNEPSVGENHYGGTIAGPPAAEILKKTLMYQRVPFDKSGQLPLERTARRQRNALR
- a CDS encoding flagellar export chaperone FlgN translates to MTSTEMIDYFKLFSVRLEYSKALLKLSFQQQDLINQDDYSGLLDVLGKKQRLLGQLDQYKKQLPALWEKWKSDRDQLPEEKRESCERILSESEAVLAKLLENEDTSTQCMVDRRDRTKQQIQSLNQGEKVGEAYRDSLAPVTHRHLNIDQ
- a CDS encoding tetratricopeptide repeat protein, whose product is MAEENEDQPESDEAANVAVQEPPADKAEETAVEETEAVALSLRDKVTKFAKARWKLLGGAASVLTLLSIYLLSGTGEPEKTPKEKLAEALQTLETSQDAKSWAQAQKMAYDLKKEEYQDPDFPGALYYIFGVVAFRNAEELQGEAQDKQYLIASRYLKEAERRAIDQEHRPEWCYALGTCLNLLGSAKQSRSLLEEAVETFPAGRLKASMLLTDIYLDHKADAELKKAFELNTDAIQIEGLDVETLDRLYLQRAQIFLAQGKNEQAQKVLAQVKQKESVNQVTLVFQAQTMMAEGKYKEALSILAPVKDNLGLERKFPRQASYLMGLCAESLHDDEAAIGFYEQTTYRYAGTHEGLAADLHLAELLRKNGRTEEALIAYRKSLRSIENPDEFRNRWINLERIQKYVLDAWNDWVDEDKIKNGVTHFNAAIQLSDYLTPVFPEVQAKELAANANRRWAEYLERLYEDSTVSEQEALRPKLNERWKQSGIAYFELARKLSTSDRYGEILSISAEHFQKGHDFETALNVLTRFINTNPDKQMSQALVRRGEILLELDRLDQAIDHFQRVITNYPTDVASFEAKYLMGVAYLEKNDLDRAQEVWKNILESSNLTPKAKQWGDSLFSLGKLNFHLGKISDSKKDNVEQETTAEQQSPPKVKNVYYEEATNRLREYVDRYPDSEKVHEARYLLARSLQNLADQPFREMKDAKTDNARQELKRKQFAYLNMANEQLQILNRELRRLESLDRLDALGKRLLKSTCFGMAHLLYLTEEYEEAIKYYHDAVNRYPQCTEVLIAYMKMSGCYESLGKKNEAKSMIEQAKIILRQMPDSVFDSKATNLGREEWNRWLDWSRELRDSDNRTKQAQDGTGV
- a CDS encoding sigma-54-dependent transcriptional regulator, translating into MNKSVMKHSAGRGIVQVVSEDRIRRLEVCTQFSNLGYTVIPLADVVFSQGTRLPEADVCVLLDQKAISEFMITVESVPEDNLIPVLYYPAFSNDVSQAFLNPSRTAVHETMAPFAELRSEDSLDSISRLLDSAIKYARLSRECHDLIAELNARSSRRLIGYSQAIQTLRDRIADVVHLQTPVLVQGVAGSDLSLVAEIIHDSRFLNYQPFIKVNCSSLTTENIERELSGYFTHEASHYSNEPVWNPGQIEQAEGGTLVFDQVHLASLPVQAILLKVLESGEYFSPEDSQHKKLNCRIISTSHVSLKDLSAQNQFKRKLAGILSQSMISVPRLNDRKEDLALLTEHLLNEVSQSEGTIPKLLTLDGLELLKKHDWVGDVQELRNLIRHVNRVDNGLRLDAASLLPWIGSEALSDTDALAGMTLREMEQKLIESTFARCGGNRENTAQMLDIGLRTLSGKLRSYGYPPRGGPDSKRSFTVKRAA